The genomic region GAACCGACGCTCAGGAACGACCTACCAGACCTGGTCAGGGAGGCTAAGAAGGCCGGTATAAAGCACGTCGAGGTTAACACGAACGGGATAAGGCTAGCCGAGGATATAGACTATTATAAGAGGCTTCTAGACGCTGGTATGGATACGATATATCTGCAGTTCGACGGTCTGAGAGACGAGATATACGTGAAGCTCAGGGCGAGGAGAGACTTCGTAAAGGTGAAGGAGAAGGTCATAGAAAACGCCCGGAAGCTGGGGCATAAGTCCATAGTCCTCGTGGTCACCCTAGCCAAGGGGGTTAACGACCAAGACCTAGGCGATATAGTACGATACGCGGTCGAGAACAGGGACGTGGTCAGATGCGTAAACATCCAGCCGATATCGATGGCCGGGAGGGCTAGGAAGGAGGAGATGAGGAAGCTTAGGATAACTATACCTGACGCGGTGAAGCTCATCGAGGAGCAGACGGGCGGCGCGATATCGAGATGGAGCTGGCGTCCTGTGAACTGGCCCACCCCGATAGCCAGGGGTATGGAGGTCCTCAAGGACAGGATGTACCCCGAGTTTACGATGCACCCCCACTGCGGAGCGGCGACCTTCATAGTGGTTAAGGAGGACGGCTCTTATACGCCGATCACGGAGTTCGTCGACGTCGACAAGTTCGCCGAGGTTTTCAAAGACATATATCATCTGGGGATCACGGGGCATAGGAGGAGGGCTAAGGTCGAGACGATGAAGCTTCTAACCTTCGTGAAATCCGAGCTTATAAGAAACCTGCTCAAAGACTTGGTCACCAAGGGAAGCTACGAAGCCCTAGCTAGGCTGATGTACAACGTGGTGATGATAGGGATCATGCACTTCCAAGACGTATGGAACATAGACCTGGATAGGGTGAACAGATGCGCCATACACTACGCCACACCCGACGGCAAGCTGAGATCCTTCTGTACATACAACACGATATACAGAAGCCAGGTAGAGGAGAAGTTCAAAATACCGATAGAGGAGTGGACGAGGAAAACCGGCAGGAAACTATCGGACTATGTATAGCATCCTTAAGCTTCCATAACTATATCTTTCCCATCCATAGCTAAGGTGTTTATGTAAAAAGTAAAAATAATGGTGGAAGATATCTACCGGGTCCTTATGATCACTAGAGAGCCTGGCCGGTCTACGTAGACCTCGACGAGTCTATCTCTAACCATATATGTGTAGGGTTCTCCTGTAAGCCTCTCGACCTTCTTACAGGGTTTCCCGTTAACAGATACAGATGACACAGCGTCCTCGACGTATACCGCTAAAACACCCCTATCCTCGGATATAAGCTCAAGACTCCCGTCAACTCTTCTCTCGTACGAGACGCCCTTTGGAGCCACCAAGAGGTTTACCAGCCCTATGACCGCAACCCCCTCCTTCACCGGTGAGACTACGTAAAGCTCGCACTCTAGAGGCTTCAGAGTTCTCTCGACAACCCCTCCCTCCTCGAGAACTGTAAGCGTCTTGCTTAGGACACCGTAGGCCACGTATCTACCAGCCGGTAGCAGGGCATCCTCGGCTGAAACCTTCGCCACCACATCGACCTCATCCCTAGTTATGTTGAAGACCGCTACCAACCCCTTATCCCCAACCCTGTTGAAGACCTTCAGAGCCGTCGACCCGTTGTACGGGTCCTTAAATAGACAGTCTCTACAAGGCAGGGCAACGCCGTCCGGCATAGGCACCCTACCATCGCTGAACACGAGCATCCTGGCGACTTCGACGTTCAGGGTCTCAGCCCTATCGGTTATGTAAATCGGTCCTCCGCTTATAGCCCTTAGGACCGCGTGAAGAATCCCATATGGGTCTCCGGTCATGAACATGTCGAAGTCTGGTGTCGTCAGCTGGCCGTACCACAGGCTGTTGTAGACGCAGTAAAGCGTATGAAGCTTAGCCCCTCCCCTCCAGAAGGGTATGTAGTCCTCCGAAACCCTCGCGACGTTTGTGGAGGACCAGAAGCTGAAGTTCTCCGGGACCATACACATGCAGTTTAAAACGTCCAAGCCGTTTCCGAGGGCGGCCGACTGCATAGAGTACTCCAGCCCAGCCGCCGCGTAGCCCACGGGTTTAAGGCATCTGAAGCAACGCATAATATCATACTGGTTATCGACCTTAAGGAAGCTGATACCCTCGCCTCTGAGATAAGAGTAGAAGTCGAAGTACAGCTTGAAGCATTTAAACCCATCAGGGTTCGGAAGAACCCTCCCGTCGCTACATTTCACTACCGCTTCCCCATAGTTTTCAAAGCCCTTAGGCGAAAGCCCCCTCCAGTAGCCCTGCAAAGTCTTCCAAACACCGACCTTTAGAACACCTACTTTCCTAAGCTCTTCGACAAGCCTCTTAAACCCATTCGGAAACTTCTTGGGATCTGGTTCAAATCCCAAGAGCCTACGATCCTCGACGTTAAGCCATCCATCGTCTATGATGACGAACTTAACGGGGACGCCTTTACCGACTATTCCCTTGACGTTTTCAAGCACAGACCTCTCATCGACATCCCTGACCAAAGCGTTCCAAGAACACCAGCCCAAGTACTTAAAAACCTCGGGAAACCGCTTCTCGCTCCTACGTTTAACACCGAGCTTACCTGCCAAAATGTCGTACGCCGTCTCGACGGCTTCATACGGGTCGAGGCTAAACCCTATAGAGGCCAGTAGAAGCTCGCTTGGGGCGTAGCTTCCGCATCCGAGGTAGACCTCGATGGATAACCCTTCCCCGCCTGCGATGTAGCTTTTACCGTATCCGTAGCTTGCGACGGCTAAGGAAGCGTAGAAGCTGTCTTCGAAAGCTATAAGCGTATGAACCGTAAACGGTAGAACATCCTCTGGTGAGCTTAGGAAGTAGGGAAACGCCCAGCATGAGAAATCCATAGGCCCCGAGGGTTTAACAGGGTTCGGATACACGGGCTTATCTGAGGGCTTGGGGGTTTTAGACTCCTTACCCAAGGCAAGCCCGTTCGAGTAGTACCCGAAAGCCTCCCCGACATCCTTGTTAAGCCTAAGGTTCGTAGACGCTAAAGCAGAGCTGAAACCTTTAACCTCTTTGAAACTCAGCGTTAAGGCGGGTTCTCCAAAACCTGTTTTCTCAAACCTAGGATCGGCTAAGACGCATAAAGCGTTCCCGGAGCTTTCGAAAACCAAGCGCAGCTCCTCACCGGATAAGGCTCCGCGCTCGCACCGATAGTAAAACTTAACACCTCTCTCAAACTGCTCCGACTTTTGAAAGCTCAGCGACCCGTCTTCGAGGCTAAAGTGGTTGAGTCTAATACATCCCCTAGTGAAGCATGGTTTCCCATCGAAGCTTATGGATATATAGCCGCTTTTATCCGCAGATACCTCGACGTTCATAGCCGCTCGTAAGGATTAACGGGTTATGATAGATTTTAGCATTACCAAACCCCCAGGATATCACCATAGTGTGGGGAAAATTGTTGGATTAAGGTGGTTTAAGCAAGCCCCACAACTCTTTTGGAAGCCTTATGTCGTATCTCCCGGGTTTAAGAACCGGTAGTTTACCCTCCCTAATCATCATGAACAGAGGATTCTCCGAGGTCTCTAGAGGCATGCGTACCAAGCTCCTAGTGCGGCTTGACTCGTATATAGCCATCATAATCTCGATATCTATCCGAGCCTGATAGCCGCTACTTCTGTGACTATCGACCTTCCCCTCGACCCAATCTATCAGCTGCGAAAACTCTGTGGCTTCGTCTTTAACAGGCTCAAGCTTAAACCACCCGTCGCTCGATAAAACCCTAGCCTCCCTATCGGTAACGAACACTAAGCCGTCTGAACACTCCAATACCACCTGAAACCACTCCAGACGGGATGAGACGGGGGTGTCCGACTCTATAAGTAGCTTAGCACCGTCTTTGAAAGCGACGAGACCCATACATAGGTCCTCTATGGGTATACCCCTCTCATACCTATCCGTCTTACGCTCGACCTGACCGATGACCCAATCGGGCTCGGGGTCTCCCAGCCAGAACCTGACGGTATTTATCATGTGCGAGCCGTTGTTGAGAAGACCGTCCTCCCTCCTCCCATGCGCCAACATAGGCCTTCCGATGGAGCCTTCTGAGATGAGCTTTCTAACGGATAGGTGGACCGGGTGAAACCTACGCTGGTATCTCACAGCCAACTTAACACCATACTTGTCGCATGTTTCGACCATCTCATCGGCCTCGCCTAAACTCACGGCCATAGGTTTCTCGCATAAGATGCCCTTAACACCGTTTTCGGCGGCTCTAACCGTTATCTCGGCATGGGTCTGAGCCCACGTGCAGATGCTCACAAGGTCTAAGCTCTCCTCCCTAAGCATCTCCGTATAATCGCCGTAGAACCTCTCGACACCAAACTTATCGGCCAAAGCCTTAGCCCTGGCGAGGTCTATATCGGCGACCGCGACCACCTCGGCGGACCCTGTATCCAGCCAACCCCGGATATGGCTAGGGGCTATACCACCGCAACCCACGACCCCGACCGAATATTTAGACACACCTACCACCTGAGCATAGCATACAAGCCCAGACTTATACGCTTAACCTATGCCTTTCTCGCTTAACCATTGCTTATTTCCGCTTCCTGAAGAGCATAGTTCCGCTAGGCGTCGTCGTCACATACTCGAAGCCTACCTCTAGAAGCTCCATAGCCTCCTTGTCTGAACGAGCCGCTTTAACGATAAATTCGTCGTTAGCTGTCTTGAAGAGCGCGCGCTCGATATCTATGTAAACCATCGTGTTTTCGATCCTCTTATGTCCTAAAAGCTCC from Candidatus Bathyarchaeota archaeon harbors:
- a CDS encoding radical SAM protein translates to MSEDQPFERWSASICPVCFKRIPMRIYEEDGVIYLEKTCPEHGKFEDVYWGDAEYFKWFERNWNTAEYMGRGLKNPHTQIARGCPFDCGLCPQHKTHTILGIIDVTNRCNMACPICFAYAGAVDYVYEPSYAQIVDMIRLFRKNSPWPANALQFSGGEPTLRNDLPDLVREAKKAGIKHVEVNTNGIRLAEDIDYYKRLLDAGMDTIYLQFDGLRDEIYVKLRARRDFVKVKEKVIENARKLGHKSIVLVVTLAKGVNDQDLGDIVRYAVENRDVVRCVNIQPISMAGRARKEEMRKLRITIPDAVKLIEEQTGGAISRWSWRPVNWPTPIARGMEVLKDRMYPEFTMHPHCGAATFIVVKEDGSYTPITEFVDVDKFAEVFKDIYHLGITGHRRRAKVETMKLLTFVKSELIRNLLKDLVTKGSYEALARLMYNVVMIGIMHFQDVWNIDLDRVNRCAIHYATPDGKLRSFCTYNTIYRSQVEEKFKIPIEEWTRKTGRKLSDYV
- a CDS encoding alpha-galactosidase, which encodes MNVEVSADKSGYISISFDGKPCFTRGCIRLNHFSLEDGSLSFQKSEQFERGVKFYYRCERGALSGEELRLVFESSGNALCVLADPRFEKTGFGEPALTLSFKEVKGFSSALASTNLRLNKDVGEAFGYYSNGLALGKESKTPKPSDKPVYPNPVKPSGPMDFSCWAFPYFLSSPEDVLPFTVHTLIAFEDSFYASLAVASYGYGKSYIAGGEGLSIEVYLGCGSYAPSELLLASIGFSLDPYEAVETAYDILAGKLGVKRRSEKRFPEVFKYLGWCSWNALVRDVDERSVLENVKGIVGKGVPVKFVIIDDGWLNVEDRRLLGFEPDPKKFPNGFKRLVEELRKVGVLKVGVWKTLQGYWRGLSPKGFENYGEAVVKCSDGRVLPNPDGFKCFKLYFDFYSYLRGEGISFLKVDNQYDIMRCFRCLKPVGYAAAGLEYSMQSAALGNGLDVLNCMCMVPENFSFWSSTNVARVSEDYIPFWRGGAKLHTLYCVYNSLWYGQLTTPDFDMFMTGDPYGILHAVLRAISGGPIYITDRAETLNVEVARMLVFSDGRVPMPDGVALPCRDCLFKDPYNGSTALKVFNRVGDKGLVAVFNITRDEVDVVAKVSAEDALLPAGRYVAYGVLSKTLTVLEEGGVVERTLKPLECELYVVSPVKEGVAVIGLVNLLVAPKGVSYERRVDGSLELISEDRGVLAVYVEDAVSSVSVNGKPCKKVERLTGEPYTYMVRDRLVEVYVDRPGSLVIIRTR
- a CDS encoding Gfo/Idh/MocA family oxidoreductase; the protein is MSKYSVGVVGCGGIAPSHIRGWLDTGSAEVVAVADIDLARAKALADKFGVERFYGDYTEMLREESLDLVSICTWAQTHAEITVRAAENGVKGILCEKPMAVSLGEADEMVETCDKYGVKLAVRYQRRFHPVHLSVRKLISEGSIGRPMLAHGRREDGLLNNGSHMINTVRFWLGDPEPDWVIGQVERKTDRYERGIPIEDLCMGLVAFKDGAKLLIESDTPVSSRLEWFQVVLECSDGLVFVTDREARVLSSDGWFKLEPVKDEATEFSQLIDWVEGKVDSHRSSGYQARIDIEIMMAIYESSRTRSLVRMPLETSENPLFMMIREGKLPVLKPGRYDIRLPKELWGLLKPP
- a CDS encoding site-specific integrase — its product is LAAKLNNPRLLKITFHTFRHWKATMEYHRTRDILYVKELLGHKRIENTMVYIDIERALFKTANDEFIVKAARSDKEAMELLEVGFEYVTTTPSGTMLFRKRK